A window from Opitutia bacterium ISCC 52 encodes these proteins:
- a CDS encoding DUF4159 domain-containing protein translates to MATVSSGQSRRGEGDNQRSRIEQNYQQDYRQSGGRRRPMPSRDEFATWEIDPAFEDDVFTFVRIQYDSFGSFGWWSRWDNDFPDGDWNFSYRLQEMTSLQVNPMSKVMELTDPDLVNYPFVYMAGVGKITMSKLEQEAFRKYLLNGGFVMMDDFWSQESIDNVMMEMKGVFPDIEPIELTIDHPIFHNVYDLKELPQVVDIRTWREGYLYEHRHGYSGGDEGPHFWAYFDGYGRMMALLCHNNDLGDGWEREGENHEYFLRFSEKMSYPMGINIITYALTH, encoded by the coding sequence ATGGCAACGGTTTCTAGTGGTCAATCTCGGCGTGGAGAAGGAGACAACCAACGATCGCGTATCGAGCAAAACTATCAACAGGACTATCGTCAGTCCGGTGGACGGCGTAGGCCGATGCCCTCGCGCGACGAATTTGCTACCTGGGAAATTGATCCGGCATTCGAGGATGATGTGTTTACATTTGTGCGCATTCAATATGACTCCTTTGGCTCCTTCGGTTGGTGGAGTCGTTGGGATAATGACTTCCCTGATGGCGACTGGAATTTCTCCTATCGCTTACAGGAAATGACCTCCCTCCAAGTAAACCCCATGAGCAAGGTCATGGAGCTCACTGATCCTGATCTTGTGAACTACCCTTTCGTCTACATGGCCGGTGTCGGAAAGATCACGATGAGCAAGCTGGAGCAGGAAGCCTTTCGCAAGTACCTGCTCAATGGAGGCTTTGTGATGATGGACGACTTCTGGTCCCAGGAATCGATCGACAATGTGATGATGGAAATGAAAGGCGTTTTTCCTGACATCGAACCCATCGAGCTTACCATAGATCACCCTATCTTTCATAACGTCTACGATCTGAAAGAACTGCCTCAAGTCGTCGATATCCGCACCTGGCGCGAAGGCTATCTCTACGAGCATCGTCACGGTTATTCGGGCGGCGACGAAGGCCCTCACTTCTGGGCCTACTTCGATGGCTACGGCCGCATGATGGCCCTGCTCTGCCACAACAACGACCTCGGCGACGGCTGGGAACGCGAAGGTGAAAACCACGAGTACTTCCTACGCTTCTCCGAAAAGATGTCTTACCCGATGGGGATCAACATCATTACCTATGCGCTGACGCATTGA
- a CDS encoding sulfatase-like hydrolase/transferase translates to MNIGQTALDSIVVIGESLVIEAEKVEDGGVEIERGGYVFYRFETKLIGAAVGYAWFDACAGKPAGEAIVFMERAVDEKKPFFLYLPINAAHGAVSVPKEFRGKSGVSSRADKVLWVNKSLGRINDSLASLGQTDNTLMVYTSDNGPFAARGDDMLEGHDASGPYRGYKTDAWDGGTRVPFIARWPGKIKPGTTNDSLVSLTDIMATISAVFDKPLPDWAGEDSFNQLPNLLGESNAGRDSMITQSYTGILSIRRDKWKLILDTKGSGGFYHYSPEVERHTTMSPWRPDMSDSGQLYDIDRDPYETMDVFDNYPEVVTELKTQLRAYINSGRTRPL, encoded by the coding sequence ATGAACATTGGTCAAACGGCGCTCGATTCCATTGTGGTAATAGGTGAGTCGCTCGTGATCGAGGCCGAGAAGGTGGAGGATGGTGGCGTGGAAATCGAGAGGGGTGGCTACGTCTTCTACCGCTTTGAAACCAAACTCATCGGTGCGGCCGTAGGATACGCCTGGTTTGACGCCTGCGCCGGCAAGCCAGCCGGTGAAGCCATTGTCTTCATGGAACGGGCAGTCGATGAGAAAAAACCGTTCTTTCTATACTTGCCCATAAACGCAGCACATGGAGCCGTAAGCGTCCCGAAAGAATTCCGAGGCAAGAGCGGCGTATCGAGTCGCGCGGACAAAGTTCTATGGGTTAACAAAAGCTTGGGCCGAATAAATGACTCTCTGGCTTCTTTGGGGCAAACGGATAACACACTGATGGTATACACCTCCGATAATGGTCCCTTTGCCGCGCGAGGGGATGACATGCTAGAAGGACACGATGCATCCGGACCTTACCGCGGATACAAGACCGACGCCTGGGATGGAGGAACGCGTGTTCCATTTATCGCTCGCTGGCCTGGAAAGATAAAACCCGGAACCACGAATGATAGTTTAGTAAGCCTCACTGATATCATGGCAACTATCTCTGCTGTATTCGACAAACCATTACCTGATTGGGCAGGCGAAGATAGTTTTAATCAGTTGCCCAATCTTTTGGGTGAATCCAATGCAGGTCGTGACTCCATGATTACACAATCCTACACTGGCATCCTCTCGATTCGACGAGATAAGTGGAAACTCATCCTCGATACGAAAGGCTCTGGCGGGTTTTACCATTACTCTCCTGAAGTCGAACGCCATACAACCATGTCGCCCTGGCGTCCCGACATGAGTGATTCTGGACAATTATACGACATCGATCGGGATCCTTATGAGACAATGGATGTATTCGATAACTATCCTGAAGTGGTCACCGAACTTAAGACTCAATTGAGAGCCTACATCAACAGTGGCAGAACACGTCCCTTGTAG